The proteins below come from a single Actinomycetota bacterium genomic window:
- a CDS encoding ATP-binding protein, with translation MSTGIGEARRFTRDRLKTWGLLAVADNAILMISELVTNAILHGGEGAVLTLTYDDLKVRAEVRDSSPAMPVVRSYSETATTGRGMVIVDALAAAWGTFAVDGGKVVWFELATGGAGDDVEAREHPVRTKPATEIRTADFRVTTSPDTEQFRPRSRLAPAVSGAWL, from the coding sequence GTGTCTACCGGAATCGGCGAAGCACGCCGTTTTACCCGCGACCGCCTAAAGACCTGGGGCCTGCTGGCGGTAGCCGACAACGCGATCCTAATGATCAGCGAGCTCGTCACCAACGCCATCCTTCACGGGGGTGAGGGGGCCGTTCTGACCCTGACCTACGACGATCTCAAGGTCCGGGCCGAGGTGCGCGACTCCAGCCCCGCCATGCCGGTGGTTCGAAGCTACTCGGAGACGGCCACCACCGGAAGGGGCATGGTGATCGTCGATGCCCTGGCCGCCGCGTGGGGCACCTTTGCGGTCGACGGCGGCAAGGTGGTCTGGTTCGAGCTGGCTACCGGTGGTGCCGGGGATGATGTGGAAGCCCGCGAGCATCCCGTGCGAACCAAGCCCGCCACCGAAATCAGAACCGCCGACTTCAGGGTCACCACCTCTCCGGATACCGAGCAGTTCCGCCCGCGCAGCCGTCTGGCCCCCGCCGTCTCCGGAGCATGGCTTTGA
- the rplA gene encoding 50S ribosomal protein L1, which translates to MSNKGKRYDAAFAKYDRSKLYEPAEALKLVKDMAAAKFDETVELSVLLGLDVRKADQQVRGTVSLPKGTGKTLRVAVFAQAERAREAEEAGADVVGDKDLAERIEKGWTDFDIAIATPDMMPVVGKLGKILGPRGLMPNPKSGTVTTDVGKTVREFKAGKIEYKTDRQANVHTIIGKASFPVEDLAANYLTVVDEIIRAKPSAAKGKYIKSMAVSSTMSPGVRIDPTAAKKLELAADAD; encoded by the coding sequence ATGAGCAACAAGGGCAAGCGTTACGACGCAGCATTCGCCAAATACGACCGCAGCAAACTCTACGAGCCGGCCGAGGCGCTGAAGCTGGTCAAAGACATGGCGGCCGCCAAATTCGACGAAACCGTCGAGCTGAGCGTTCTGCTCGGCCTGGACGTCCGGAAGGCCGACCAGCAGGTTCGAGGAACCGTCAGCCTCCCCAAGGGCACCGGCAAGACGCTTCGTGTCGCCGTCTTCGCCCAGGCCGAGCGTGCACGTGAGGCGGAGGAGGCAGGAGCGGACGTCGTCGGAGACAAGGACCTTGCCGAGCGCATCGAGAAGGGCTGGACCGACTTCGACATCGCCATCGCCACCCCCGACATGATGCCGGTCGTCGGAAAGCTCGGAAAGATCCTCGGCCCCCGCGGCCTGATGCCCAACCCGAAGTCGGGAACCGTCACCACCGACGTGGGCAAGACGGTCCGTGAGTTCAAAGCCGGCAAGATCGAGTACAAGACCGACCGCCAGGCCAACGTCCACACGATCATCGGCAAGGCGTCGTTCCCGGTGGAGGACCTGGCCGCCAACTACCTCACCGTCGTGGACGAGATCATTCGCGCCAAGCCGTCCGCAGCCAAGGGTAAGTACATCAAGAGCATGGCGGTCTCGTCGACCATGAGCCCCGGGGTTCGCATCGACCCCACGGCAGCAAAGAAGCTGGAGCTGGCGGCAGACGCCGACTAG
- the rplK gene encoding 50S ribosomal protein L11, which yields MAKKKKVLAIAKLQIPAGQATPAPPVGTALGPHGVAIMDFVRQYNEKTASQQGMVIPVVVTIYDDRTFDFVLKSPPAANLLRQAAGIDKGSAEPNRTKVGTVTGDQIRKIAETKMQDLNATDIEAAAKIIEGTARSMGINVA from the coding sequence ATGGCTAAAAAGAAGAAGGTCCTGGCAATCGCGAAGCTGCAGATTCCCGCCGGGCAGGCAACTCCTGCGCCTCCGGTAGGTACTGCGCTCGGCCCTCACGGCGTGGCGATCATGGACTTCGTGCGTCAGTACAACGAGAAGACCGCCTCCCAGCAGGGGATGGTCATCCCGGTTGTCGTCACCATCTACGACGACCGCACCTTCGACTTCGTGCTGAAGTCGCCCCCGGCCGCAAACCTGCTCCGCCAGGCTGCCGGCATCGACAAGGGGTCGGCCGAGCCGAACCGGACCAAGGTCGGCACCGTCACCGGTGACCAGATCCGCAAGATCGCCGAGACGAAGATGCAGGACCTCAACGCCACGGACATCGAGGCGGCGGCGAAGATCATCGAGGGCACCGCCCGTTCGATGGGGATCAACGTAGCCTAG
- the nusG gene encoding transcription termination/antitermination protein NusG, producing MNGSAGTSEAEVDDSVEETDEAAEAAEAAEARDHDFEVPFSERAGDWFVVHTYAGYENKVKGSILTRINSMNMEEKIFEVVIPMEDVMEFKGGKKQVVQKKVFPGYLLVRMYLEDDSWYVVRNTPGVTGFVGSGAKPIPLAPKEVEKILRVKPVEKLKPRLEFEEGESVRVVTEPFSNFTGTISEINVDQSKLKVLVNVFGRETPVELSFEQVAKL from the coding sequence TTGAACGGTAGCGCAGGAACCTCGGAGGCCGAGGTCGACGACTCCGTGGAGGAGACCGACGAGGCCGCTGAAGCCGCGGAGGCGGCCGAAGCCCGGGACCACGACTTCGAGGTCCCGTTCAGCGAGCGGGCGGGCGACTGGTTCGTCGTCCACACCTACGCCGGCTACGAGAACAAGGTCAAGGGCAGCATCCTCACCCGCATCAACTCCATGAACATGGAGGAGAAGATCTTCGAGGTCGTCATCCCCATGGAGGACGTCATGGAGTTCAAGGGTGGCAAGAAGCAGGTCGTCCAGAAGAAGGTCTTCCCCGGCTACCTGCTGGTCCGTATGTACCTCGAGGACGACTCCTGGTACGTGGTCCGCAACACCCCGGGCGTCACTGGCTTCGTCGGGTCGGGCGCCAAGCCCATCCCTCTGGCTCCCAAAGAGGTCGAGAAGATCCTTCGGGTCAAGCCGGTCGAAAAGCTCAAGCCCCGTCTGGAGTTCGAAGAGGGCGAAAGCGTCCGGGTGGTCACCGAGCCCTTCTCCAACTTCACCGGAACCATCTCCGAGATCAACGTGGACCAATCGAAGCTCAAGGTGCTCGTCAACGTGTTCGGCCGGGAGACCCCGGTGGAGCTGTCCTTCGAGCAGGTCGCCAAGCTCTAG
- the secE gene encoding preprotein translocase subunit SecE — protein sequence MATDGEKQGKEAVKPAGGAKPASGRAKTAAKPAGRAAGTAGKSTSRPAGRAAAKPGDKAGAKAAAKPAAKTAPKPGAKPGAKPAARPARGATATARADKAAPKASAGKGTKTEEPGTDGTGTGVNREMKRAMKKREGAADRLKRAPTAPSRKRTKPLTFLKEVKGELGRVAWPTRNEVITYSVVVLVTVIFFMVVIAGIDYVALKGVLFLIDRGGR from the coding sequence ATGGCAACAGATGGTGAGAAGCAGGGCAAAGAGGCCGTAAAGCCGGCCGGCGGCGCCAAGCCGGCGTCCGGTCGCGCCAAAACCGCGGCCAAGCCCGCCGGTCGAGCAGCAGGTACCGCTGGCAAGTCCACGTCCCGGCCGGCAGGTCGAGCAGCCGCCAAACCGGGGGACAAAGCCGGCGCAAAAGCTGCCGCCAAGCCCGCAGCGAAAACCGCACCCAAGCCTGGAGCCAAACCCGGCGCCAAACCGGCAGCTAGGCCCGCCAGGGGCGCGACCGCTACCGCCAGGGCGGACAAGGCAGCACCCAAAGCTTCCGCCGGCAAAGGAACCAAGACCGAGGAGCCCGGCACCGACGGCACCGGGACCGGTGTCAACCGTGAGATGAAGCGGGCGATGAAGAAGCGTGAGGGCGCCGCCGACCGTTTGAAGCGCGCTCCCACGGCCCCGAGCCGCAAACGCACCAAGCCGCTGACCTTCCTCAAGGAGGTAAAGGGTGAGCTTGGCCGGGTTGCGTGGCCCACCCGGAACGAGGTCATCACCTACAGCGTGGTGGTGCTCGTCACGGTCATCTTTTTTATGGTGGTAATCGCAGGAATCGATTATGTGGCTCTAAAGGGAGTCCTGTTCTTGATCGACCGAGGAGGCAGGTAA
- a CDS encoding sigma-70 family RNA polymerase sigma factor — MDVPDSVIKACQEGDQAAFEELIRLTHASVYSLSLRIVGNPEDAAEVTQDVFIKLLRVIKQFRGEAKFSTWLYRVTSNVAITLLRKRSRRNVEVRMEPEDWSLLPAIESSDPAVTAEQHSLRARLDAAIASLPEDYRTIVVMKDVYGLGFDEIAEQLGIQEGTARVRLFRARQKLRVLLHDELAAG; from the coding sequence TTGGACGTCCCCGACAGTGTCATCAAAGCATGCCAAGAGGGCGACCAAGCCGCGTTTGAGGAGTTGATTCGATTGACCCACGCTTCGGTGTACTCATTGTCACTCCGAATAGTGGGCAACCCGGAAGATGCTGCCGAGGTCACCCAGGACGTTTTCATCAAGCTCCTGCGGGTCATCAAGCAGTTTCGGGGAGAGGCCAAGTTTTCCACCTGGCTCTACCGGGTCACCTCCAACGTCGCAATCACGCTGCTGCGCAAAAGGTCCCGCAGGAACGTCGAAGTTCGCATGGAGCCGGAGGATTGGAGCCTCCTGCCCGCAATCGAGTCTTCGGACCCCGCGGTCACCGCCGAGCAGCACTCGCTTCGGGCGAGGCTTGATGCGGCCATCGCATCGTTGCCGGAGGACTACCGGACCATCGTCGTCATGAAAGACGTCTACGGCCTGGGGTTCGACGAGATCGCCGAGCAGCTGGGTATCCAGGAGGGCACGGCCCGGGTAAGACTATTCCGGGCCCGCCAGAAGCTCAGGGTGCTGCTGCACGACGAATTGGCGGCGGGATGA
- the rpmG gene encoding 50S ribosomal protein L33 gives MAAKSDKRPHVTLACQECKRRNYITTKNRQKQQGRMELKKYCRWCRLHTAHRETR, from the coding sequence ATGGCAGCCAAGAGCGACAAGCGGCCCCATGTGACTCTGGCGTGCCAGGAGTGCAAGCGCCGCAACTACATCACCACCAAGAACCGCCAGAAGCAGCAGGGTCGGATGGAGCTGAAGAAGTACTGCAGATGGTGCAGGCTTCACACCGCTCACCGGGAGACCAGGTAG